gtcgccagtttcggtccctcacacTAGGGGCTCtccctcttctcttcctcttcttccccagcttcttcctcctttctcctCCAAAATGGAGGGGGCTCTATGGCAAGAACCCAACTTGCGGCCTATTGCTGAGCAAAGTTTCCCTGTAAGTTCATCTTCACGTACTGCTTAATTGCCTGGCCACACTAACAAGAGCAAGTGGAAGACCATCACATTTGCTGaggagtgtttttttttttttgcgggtaaaaaGAGAGCTATATTAACTAGACTGCGGGGTTACAATCGTTCGTGATCAGGTGTAAAACGCACGCAGGCGCATCACCCAAATACATTGCCGAGTGATCACTCCGTCTAGGTAGATGGGCTAACTCATTAGCAACTAAATTACCCTCTCTCTTTACCTGAACTACTTTCCAGTCCACCAGCAGCTGTGCTTGTGCCTTGATCTCAGCTACAATGAAGCCAGGCTCTGATCTGTCACTCCTTCCCCTCAGTGCATTAACAAGGCGGGCACAATCAGACTCGAGGATTACCGACCCTGGAGCCCATTGCACTGCAGAACGAATACCCTCCGGGCAAGCCATCGCTTCTGCTTCAGCTGCTCCTGCACATCTAGACAAAACCTGCCAGGCAGTGAACACAACCTTTCCATTGCTATGTCTCGCCACTACACCCACGCCTGCTGCACCTGATTGAGGCACAAATGAGCCATCAACATTAATTTTCGTCCAACCAGGAGGGGGTGGCTCCCAGTAGCTGTGTAACCTGACCATCGCCGTCTCCTTGCCATGCCTATTTTCTTTCTGAAGTGCAACTGCCGGTTTACTGACCGACCCATCCTCCTCCAGAATTTGCTGCAAAGACAGACTGCATGGCTAGTGGAGCATGCACTGAATCTAGAATACTCGTTGGCCCTGATTGGTGTGTGATGTTATTATGCATCGTCCAGGCTCTCCATAGCAATAGTTTGATCAGGTCTCGCTGTACCCTGGTACTATTttccaacagcaacagcaaccagTCTGGTCCAGTGTAGGCGAACTGTTCCTCGTCCGGCAACAGCCAATGCTTTCTCATAGCCAATCTTAATCCCGCAGCTTGTGGACAGGCCACCACCGCATGCCAGCTTGACTTAGGCTCCCAGTTGCAGATGGGGCAACAATCATCTGTGTCACACCTTCCCCTGAACTTATTTCGCCTGGTGGGAAGCGCATCCCTGCAGAGCTTCCACGCAAATACGTTTACTTTCGGTGGCACTCTCCCTCCCCAAATGTGAGACCACAATTTGCGATCCCCATCAGGAGCTGAACTTGAAGCTTGGCTGGTTTGGGTATTGCTAAGCTTGAGAGCCAGATTATATGCACTTCGAACTGTAAAAACCCCTGTTTTCTCCATACTCCAGGCAAGGAAATCATCCATAGCTCGAGCTGGCAGTTTAATCTTCACAATTTCATCCACATCAACTGGGTTAAAAATATTGGACAGCAAACCAAAGTCCCAATCCCTGCCAGTAGCATCCAACAGCTCAGATACCCACTTCAACCTGCATCGACCTTTCCTCGTTACAACTCTCATAGAGTGCTCTCTAGGAATCCATGGATCACGCCAAATATGGACTTGGGTGCCACTACCAATCCTCCAGATGACACCTTTCTTTAACAGCTCCAGGCCATGCATGATGCCCTGCCAGCAAGGGGACGGATTGGTACAGAAGGCAGTATCCATCAAGCAGCCGCGGTTGCTGAGGAGTGTTTCGGAAGCCTGAGCCAACTAACTCTGCATATCATTCGCAAAGAGCTATTGTCATAGAAACTATCATTCCAAGAGTTCTCATTTTGTACACACAACCATTACAATCGCTGCGTCTATTTGCTGTGAGCCAAGAGGTCGTGGTCAATACAATTTTGCTGCCTTCACCATTTCCTTCAAAGGCTACCTAAAATAAgaaattaaacaaaaaaactGAAACGTTACCAGAGCAACTTTTGTATTCGACAACAACTGAATTTGTTTGAACAATTGTGTAGTGAATGAATAATTAGTTATTGTAGGAATGACTGTGACTAGTTGTAGTTTGTGGAAAGGCAAAAATAATGCATAATTCAGGCATAGAATTCCAAATGACAGTATTTCTTTTCCCAGTAATTATCTGAAAATGTGATCTGTTTTGCACATAAAACAACAAAGTtgagagctccaggaactgggAAAAATATGCTAGGATGCATCACAATTCAAAAGCTAGAAGGTGAGGCATTTGAAGCTAGTTCATGTTGGAGTCTTTTGTGTTGGTAGAGAAGATGCTGTCATGAAGAACAAACTGTGAAGAACTTGTGAGTTCAGGTTTTGAGAAATTGAACTCAGTTGGTAAAGGCTTGGTTTCTAGTAATAGAAATCAGAAGGGTCCTAGCTCCCCTGGCCTTCTCTAAAATATAAagcatacacacacacacacactagaaAAGGCAACAGTAGTTATGGACCCAATTGTTTATTGGTGCGGCACGGCACTTGGTCGGACTCGAGATCAACTCGGGTTCGGTCGGAGGTCGAGGATGATGGGTGGGGCCATCCGTTAGCAGCTGCGAGGCAGCAGGTGTTAGAGCCGGCCGAAATGCAGGAAACATGTAGGTCGCGGCTGGGCCGATGGCCAGTGGCTGCAGAAGCTAAGCTAAGTTGGGCTAAGGGAAAAGGGGAaaggaagaaaaataaaaacttTGCGATTTTAAAAACCAAACCAAgaaatgaattcaaatccaaaattTGAACtgaacaaacagaaataaatgCAACTCCTATGGTTTCATTAATATTTcagaaataaatttaaatgCCTAAatcatataaaaccttagaagaTCCTTTAATCCTTAAACAAGCTCAACGAATTCTAGaatattctaaaaaaaattattaaattGCAAAACTGAgaatttagggtgttacaatttgTAAGCCACTTATAAGTGGAAATAAATAGGGTTGTACTCTACAAATACACCATCAGGTTATAGAGAATGTTGGATTGGGCCAAGGAGCACTTCTTTTTTCTCTTAATTATCAAGGAGTAGGAATACATAATTCACACATTTATCGATCCGAAACAAAATCCGAGTTTGTAAACACAAATGTCACTCAAATTTTATATATGTCAAACCAATGGTACAACAAGTTTTATTCTTCACAATCTCTAATACTTTACCAACTATAACATCTGTCTACTCATTGTTGTTTTGAAGAGCTATTTCCCGCATTTAAAAATTAAATTTTCTTTGCATCTGCGGAATTATAAGTTTTTGGCAATAAATATTACATGTATATCCTCTAATCTTGAGATTAAATCATTAAAACACCTAAAATTCAATATGGATTGCTAGCTTGAGCAAAATACTTACTATGTATCTTAAAATTTCTAAGCATGGGTCGATTGACTAGCATTTACTAATTAGTGTTGTTTCTTAAAGATTCGATAGAGAATCCGTGGAAGCATCTGTGTCCTAACTTATATTAGTTCACAACATGTCGGTGTTTTATATTACTCAGCTAGGAATAGTCCAAATAAATGTCCGTGATGTAACAACCCTCGAGGGTCAGCCAACAAACTTCAACATGTTTCATCTCACATAAAAGAAGAAGGCATATGCTTAAAGGTGTTTGCAAGGGCGGATTCAGAAACTCGTTTTTCTTTCCTTGTCATGGGtggtattttttttcaaaattttgtcGAATTCAATTTTTCAGTGCAGAGGTGCAAGCcctttatttgaaaattttcaagtGATTATAAATTTACAACGCAGGAAACCTCGTCCAGATGTTCTCTTCGGCTAAAATCTTGTCCAGCATCTGTGAAGGAAACGCTTGTCCAGCTAAATTTTCTCTACGGCTAGGCAAATGTTTGGCATATACACCAAAGAAATGCCAAAATTTATGGGCATATGGCCAAATTTTGGTTTGCCATCCAGTGACCTTAACCAAACAGATCCTATGTTTGGCTAAAGGGGTGCGTGCAAACTTAGATAATGGTAATAGCTGGTGGCCGTGCGACAGCATTGGCTTGACCTTGATAATGCTGaactgatgacgacgacgacgacgaccaggACTTCAACCTGCTGCCAACTCGCATGACGTCCGGAGGAGCTCATCCAAGTAATCAGCGCCGAGGTCCTCGAGCTCCAGGACGCCACAGCGTACCTGGCAGCTCGCCGCCGTCACCTGCTGCTGCGGCACCGCCATCTCGGCCGTGGCCGACACGTCGGAGCACTGGCATGGCGGCTGGAGATCCTGGGCCGTCGTCCATGCTCGTCCGGGAGAGCCTTCTGCGCCGCCTGCGCGTGCGCTTGGAGTGCCGCCGCTTGAGCGCGAGGACAGGGGAGCCGCCgtccccagcgccgccggcgagcgcgagcggcgCCAGCGACTCCCGCACGCGGTGGACGGGGAAgttgaggacggcggcggcctccgggGTGTCGAAGGTGCCGAGCCACACGCGAGCGCCCCTCCGCGTGGAGTCGCGGATCTCGGCGGCAAACGTGCCCCACGGCCGCGGCCGCACGCCGATGAAGCCCTCCCGCTTCTCTGTCTATCCGGCGAGAGGCGGCTGGTGGTGCTGATCCCACGTGTTCGGCCACACCATTCCTGCCATGGCGGAGGACAAGGATGAGGACTGAGGAGGAGAGCCAGCTGGAGCATTCtttggtggcggcagcggcgtccATGACCGATGAGGAGCGGCGCGGCTGGGTAGCTCCAGACTCCATACCAGTCGATCGGCAGATCGAGGAGAGGAACTGTTCATGGAGCCGGCGAGCGGTGAGAGACAAGGTGACGGGATTTATAAGCGTCCTGGATTTCTTCGTGGTTTCCTATGTTGTGCAACTGTAGCTGAATGGTCAATGGATGTCAGCATTTGACCTCCTCGGCAGATGCAGATTTCGATTTCTTCTGCTTTTCTGCCATAAAATACATCATCAGTACCAGATAGTGACGGTCTATTGAGATATGCTACCTTATTTTCCTGTAGAGTCGGCAAGGAAGGACGTACAATACCTATTTCGTTGAAATACAAACTATGCTTTAATTATAAAAACGTAAGTTATTATTTCAAGTTAGAGGAAAAGTAAAGGAACTAACACAAAAGAAAAACTAGAAATAAGGTTACCCATGAATCTTGGATGCATTCACACTAGCTGGACGATGATGTATTGTACGAACCTCCTAGTGATTGGACAGTGGTTCAAAGTAGGGGGCAAAAGTAGAAATAGGAACCACAACATATTCAACATTTCCTCGATACTTTTCATAAATGTAGATTCCCCTGCGATTATTCTTTCGACTTTTCTGCCATAAAACATCAACAGTACTAGATAGTGACAATCTATTGAGATTCTACTTTATTTTTCTGCATGTATGATGCTTTTAGATAGTCGGCAACGAAGGACAATACCTATTTCGCTGAAATACAAACTATGCTTTATAAAGGCAAGTTTTTATTTCAAATTACAGGTTTGATAAGTTTATAACCCTTGTAGCCTTTGCAACATGGCAACATTTCCATTATTCTTGTACCTATAgcttcttctctcttttccaccaCCTTGACACCTTGTTGGTCGGAATGCAGGTTTCCATGATTCCATCTGATTACTCCCGCTAGTTTAGTAACCACAGGTGCACTTTATAATAATGATATCTTTAAATTCGTTGAACTGCAGGTGAACTGACCAAGGACAACCATAGAGAATTAAACCACAGATGTTTGCAATTTTCTAGACTTCGTTTTTGCATGTTTTGTATAATCTTTTTTAGTCACATATACTAGAAAGGTTGGCGCGGCGTTGCTGCGACATGACCTATATCCCAGTGATTGGTACGAAATTtgagattttttttgcaaaattttaggCTTCTAGTTATTTTCGAAAAACTTTAGGGTCTTGTTTAGTTCAAATGCAGGGACCGCAGGTTGATTGTCACAAATTTTGGGGATTttttgtacaaaattttgaaatgtGGGTAGCTTTGCAGAAAGGCCTTTTTCGTAAAAGTCTATGGATCGTGGGTTAATTTCAATAAAGCTAAGGcacttttttgtaaaaaaataggGACGCCGAGTTGTCTGCGACAAAGCTGGGGGACTTTTCCACAAAAAATTGGGTTGTGTGTAGATTTACAGAAAGTTTAGGGTCTTTTTTTGTAAAAGTTTGTGGACCGTGTGTTAATTTATGTAAAGTTCATGTTTTGTGGGAGATGCATGGATCTCGGATTGTAAAATTACCTGAGAGGTGGCTCGATCGAGGGAGATGTCGTCGAATTGCCTGAGAGGTGGCTTAAATAAATGGTAGTTTTGTAAAGCTTGAGAGGGCTTCATTAAATTGTTGGAGTAGTGGTTGGACTACAATTTATTTTTGATAAAGTTTGAGAGGAATTTTGTAAAATTGGTAACCTTCTTGGCATTCCTTAAAAGCTCGAGAGGGTTTTCGTAACACTGCCTGAGAGGTGACTAGAATGAAATTATATTTCTGCAAATTTTGAGGGGGTTTTCATAAAATTATCTATGTGCGGGCTGGACTACATATTAATTTTGATAAAGTTTGAGGGAGATTTTGTAAAATTTGCAACTCTCTTGGCATTCCTTCAAAACTCGAGGTGGTCGCCGTAAAACTGAATGAGAGGTGGCTTGAGCAAATGTTATTTATGCAAAGTTTGAGGGAGTTTCCATAAAACTACCTGAGTGTGGGCTGGACTACATATTAATTTCGATAAAGTGTGAGAGCTTTTTTTTAAACTGCAGAGCCTCATGGATAATCCGAGCCATTTACGCGTGATCCGACGGTCGGGATATTCCTGCCGATGTATATGTAGTCAGTAGTGGATactttctatttttcctttggTATCACAAAGCTAAAAGCACCAACCTTTTCAGTTCTCTCCTCTTCTGAACATCTAAATGATGCTGTCGTGGTAGGGATCAACTTAATTAGGTTTATCTGAAAGCATGATTTATTGCCTTGGCATGCCTAATTTTAAATGCAACCAACACCAGATGGGTGATGATGTATTGTACAGATCTCTTAGTGATTGAAAAAACAAAAGGACAAACATAAgagaaaagcaaaaaaaaaaggttaccCACTTATAGGCTCCAATGGCCctagcatatatatatagggctAGTGGAACTTTGGTGTTTCAACTTTCAATGACAACATATCTGAAGGGATTAACACTGATAGCTTAACGTGTTCTCATGCATGCAAGGTGATGGGGAGCAGCATATAGGTGATTCACCCACTGACATAATTACAattctattatatttttttaatagaaaAATGTAAGTTTTTAGACCATGTCATTCTCACGAGGATGTGTGGCAAGTTATATGGAACAACCTCCATCGCTCACCAGCAGGTACGACGACATTGCAAACATGTACTATTCATGTTGAAACAATCACGTACATGCATGCGTATTCCGGAGAATAATGAGAAATGCGTTCCGTGTGCTCATGATGATTTggtgttttttttgtgtgttttttgGATAGAAAAGAAACCAATAGGAAATGAAGGCAAATAGTACTACACCGCTACGCGAACTCGCTCCTCCCCACACGTACGTTGCTGGCCTTGTGTTACGCCTGTT
This sequence is a window from Panicum virgatum strain AP13 chromosome 7K, P.virgatum_v5, whole genome shotgun sequence. Protein-coding genes within it:
- the LOC120639945 gene encoding ethylene-responsive transcription factor ERF094-like, translating into MDAAAATKECSSWLSSSVLILVLRHGRNEKREGFIGVRPRPWGTFAAEIRDSTRRGARVWLGTFDTPEAAAVLNFPVHRVRESLAPLALAGGAGDGGSPVLALKRRHSKRTRRRRRRLSRTSMDDGPGSPAAMPVLRRVGHGRDGGAAAAGDGGELPGTLWRPGARGPRR